One Trachemys scripta elegans isolate TJP31775 chromosome 4, CAS_Tse_1.0, whole genome shotgun sequence genomic region harbors:
- the LOC117875928 gene encoding uncharacterized protein LOC117875928, with the protein MQEKSMPVSNTGIMRATHLLQLPQEMLTEIIMYLPPAEKSKVRATCSLFKDLVDQPVVWQKSTIVLRRISAFNAEFWDVLRKRKITSVEVKEIGLKQWQKLLRLMPGLLDVTVDSLCSEEILQGLQLLTDLQKLHLKTCSKLSERNVIREVVHFQHLTHLLLCGITFLSGSELIRIACLQNLHTLSLHTVQKALPEKALEYVLFHLPKLRELSLSYILSKEHFLLCLSLPDRHPIPYSSEERFLDQLSTIHTLTVCYIKDFLLHSVDAFGQVLKNLPNLTELNLLWISNLDMFVDNIPSSLVKLSVIGTKLSNSALSCLSDKSWKLREMDLTLSYGFDEKTLKQFPHLFPLLTRLCLSGFVLTDNILLSLAKMESLRELDVIGGTNLAKEAIPNFRITTDCRVHLLVERHSVSSKCDCLWST; encoded by the exons ATGCAGGAGAAAAGTATGCCAGTCAGTAATACAGGGATAATGAGAGCCACTCACTTGCTGCAGTTACCGCAAGAAATGCTGACTGAGATAATCATGTACCTTCCTCCTGCGGAAAAATCCAAAGTCCGTGCCACGTGCAGTCTCTTCAAGGATCTGGTTGATCAGCCTGTTGTGTGGCAAAAGAGTACCATTGTCCTCCGACGCATAAGCGCTTTCAATGCCGAGTTCTGGGACGTGCTTCGGAAAAGAAAGATCACTTCTGTAGAAGTGAAAGAAATTGGGCTTAAGCAATGGCAAAAGCTGCTGAGATTGATGCCTGGTCTGCTAGATGTAACTGTGGATTCCCTCTGTAGCGAGGAAATCCTGCAAGGGTTACAGCTGCTCACAGATCTACAGAAACTTCACTTGAAAACGTGCTCTAAGTTATCTGAGAGAAATGTAATCAGGGAAGTTGTGCACTTTCAACACCTTACCCACTTGTTGTTGTGTGGCATAACCTTCTTAAGTGGCAGTGAATTGATCAGAATTGCTTGCTTACAAAACCTACATACGCTCTCATTGCATACTGTGCAAAAGGCACTTCCTGAGAAAGCACTAGAGTATGTTTTATTCCATTTACCAAAACTCAGAGAACTGTCACTTTCTTATATCCTAAGTAAGGAGCATTTTTTGTtatgcctcagtttgccagaTAGACATCCCATCCCTTATTCATCAGAAG AGCGTTTCCTAGATCAGCTCTCCACCATCCACACTCTGACTGTTTGTTACATCAAGGACTTTTTGTTACACTCAGTGGATGCCTTTGGACAAGTGCTGAAGAACCTACCAAACTTGACAGAATTAAATCTTCTAT GGATCTCCAATTTGGATATGTTTGTTGATAACATTCCTTCCAGCCTTGTTAAACTAAGTGTGATTGGAACCAAGCTCTCAAACTCTGCTCTCAGCTGTTTGTCTGACAAATCCTGGAAGCTAAGAGAAATGGATCTAACCCTCTCATATGGATTTGATGAAAAGACTCTGAAACAatttccccacctctttccactgCTGACTAGACTCTGCCTTAG TGGTTTTGTTTTGACTGACAATATCTTGTTGAGCTTGGCTAAAATGGAGAGTTTGCGAGAACTTGATGTTATTGGTGGCACAAATCTGGCAAAAGAAGCAATCCCGAATTTTCGCATCACAACGGACTGCAGGGTACATCTCCTTGTAGAGCGGCATTCAGTGTCTTCTAAATGTGACTGCTTATGGAGCACGTAG